A single genomic interval of halophilic archaeon DL31 harbors:
- a CDS encoding dihydrolipoamide dehydrogenase (TIGRFAM: Dihydrolipoamide dehydrogenase~KEGG: hbo:Hbor_02940 dihydrolipoamide dehydrogenase~PFAM: FAD-dependent pyridine nucleotide-disulphide oxidoreductase; Pyridine nucleotide-disulphide oxidoreductase, dimerisation), protein MVVGDIATGTEVLVVGAGPGGYVAAIRAAQNGLDTTLVDKEAYGGSCLNHGCIPSKAFISATDVAHDARNAEEMGIHADPVVDVAAMQDWKEGVVDQLTGGVEKLCKANGVNLVQGEATFVDDSSVRIAHGGEGQGSESINFEHAIIATGSRPIQVPGFEFTADPVWSSRDALAIDDAPDSLVVVGAGYIGMELSTVFAKLGVDVTVVEMLDGVLPGYEDDVSRVVKKRAEALGIEFNFGEAASGWEETENGIVVATENEDGEESTYDAEKVLVAVGRQPVSESLDPENAGVELTENGFIETDDQTRTNVENIFAVGDVAGEPMLAHKASKEGIVAAEVIAGEPAALDQQAVPAAVFTDPEIATVGMTEAEAEEAGFEPKVGQFPFRANGRSLTTGESEGFVRIVAEAQAGFILGAQIVGPEASELIAELALAVEMGATLEDVASTIHTHPTLAEAVMEAAENADDQAIHTLNR, encoded by the coding sequence ATGGTCGTCGGAGATATCGCAACCGGAACGGAGGTACTGGTGGTCGGCGCGGGACCGGGTGGCTACGTGGCCGCCATCCGCGCCGCCCAGAACGGGCTCGACACGACGCTGGTCGACAAGGAAGCCTACGGCGGCAGCTGCCTGAACCACGGCTGTATCCCCTCGAAGGCGTTCATCAGCGCCACGGACGTTGCGCATGACGCGCGCAACGCCGAGGAGATGGGGATTCACGCCGACCCCGTCGTCGACGTGGCGGCGATGCAGGACTGGAAAGAGGGCGTCGTCGACCAACTCACCGGCGGCGTCGAGAAGCTCTGTAAGGCAAACGGCGTCAACCTCGTACAGGGCGAGGCGACGTTCGTCGACGACTCCTCGGTCCGCATCGCCCACGGGGGCGAGGGGCAAGGCTCGGAGTCCATCAACTTCGAGCACGCCATCATCGCGACGGGCTCCCGACCGATTCAGGTGCCGGGCTTCGAGTTCACCGCCGACCCCGTCTGGTCATCGCGCGACGCGCTGGCGATCGACGACGCCCCCGACAGCCTCGTGGTCGTCGGCGCGGGCTACATCGGGATGGAGCTCTCGACGGTGTTCGCCAAACTCGGCGTGGACGTGACTGTCGTCGAGATGCTCGACGGTGTCCTCCCGGGCTACGAGGATGACGTGAGCCGTGTCGTCAAGAAGCGCGCCGAAGCGCTGGGCATCGAGTTCAACTTCGGCGAGGCTGCGAGTGGCTGGGAAGAGACCGAGAACGGTATCGTCGTCGCAACCGAAAATGAGGACGGCGAAGAGTCGACCTACGATGCCGAGAAGGTGCTCGTGGCCGTTGGTCGCCAGCCCGTTTCCGAAAGCCTCGACCCCGAGAATGCAGGGGTCGAACTGACCGAGAACGGCTTCATCGAGACGGACGACCAGACTCGCACGAACGTCGAGAACATCTTCGCCGTCGGTGACGTGGCTGGCGAGCCGATGCTGGCTCACAAGGCCAGCAAGGAGGGTATCGTCGCTGCAGAGGTCATCGCCGGTGAACCAGCCGCACTCGACCAGCAGGCCGTCCCCGCAGCCGTCTTCACTGACCCCGAAATCGCCACCGTGGGCATGACCGAGGCCGAGGCCGAGGAGGCCGGCTTCGAGCCGAAAGTCGGCCAGTTCCCGTTCCGCGCGAACGGCCGCTCGCTCACGACTGGGGAGTCCGAAGGGTTCGTCCGCATCGTCGCCGAGGCCCAGGCCGGCTTCATCCTCGGCGCCCAGATCGTCGGGCCGGAGGCCAGCGAACTCATCGCCGAACTCGCGCTCGCGGTGGAGATGGGCGCCACGCTGGAGGATGTCGCCTCGACCATCCACACCCACCCGACGCTCGCAGAGGCCGTAATGGAGGCCGCCGAGAATGCTGACGACCAGGCGATTCACACGCTGAACCGCTAA
- a CDS encoding Lipoyl synthase (KEGG: hbo:Hbor_02980 lipoate synthase~PFAM: Radical SAM~TIGRFAM: Lipoate synthase~HAMAP: Lipoate synthase~SMART: Elongator protein 3/MiaB/NifB), translating to MSSRRRKPDWLKSRPPSGQRFADIKETLRDHDLHTVCEEANCPNMGECWSGRDGPGTGAGTATFMLMGERCSRGCNFCDVATGGMDALDPDEPKNVASAVGEIGLDYVVLTSVDRDDLEDGGAAHFAETIRACKRENPGTLVEVLIPDFDGDEAAVQQIIDAEPDVIAHNVETVERLQWPVRDRRANYEQSLDVLEQVDRESDIYTKTSLMLGLGEYDHELYQALRDLQNVGIDVVTFGQYLQPSRSHLDVFEYVHPDAFETWRRVAEDELDFLYCAAGPMVRSSYKAGELFVDALVRDGKTVERAREQARAAASD from the coding sequence ATGAGCAGCCGCAGGCGGAAGCCCGACTGGCTGAAGAGTCGGCCACCATCGGGACAGCGGTTCGCCGATATCAAGGAGACACTTCGAGATCACGACCTCCACACCGTCTGTGAGGAGGCCAACTGCCCCAACATGGGGGAGTGCTGGTCCGGCCGCGACGGCCCCGGCACCGGTGCGGGGACGGCGACGTTCATGCTGATGGGCGAGCGCTGCTCCCGCGGCTGTAACTTCTGTGACGTGGCGACCGGCGGGATGGACGCCCTCGACCCCGACGAGCCGAAGAACGTTGCGAGTGCGGTGGGCGAAATCGGCCTGGACTACGTCGTTCTCACCTCCGTCGACCGCGACGACCTCGAGGACGGCGGTGCCGCTCACTTCGCCGAAACCATTCGTGCGTGCAAACGCGAGAACCCCGGCACGTTGGTCGAGGTACTCATCCCGGACTTCGACGGCGACGAGGCGGCCGTCCAGCAGATTATCGATGCCGAGCCTGACGTGATCGCCCACAACGTCGAGACCGTCGAGCGACTCCAGTGGCCCGTCCGGGACCGCCGTGCGAACTACGAGCAGAGCCTCGACGTGCTCGAACAGGTCGACCGCGAGTCCGACATCTACACCAAGACCAGCCTGATGCTCGGCCTCGGGGAGTACGACCACGAGCTCTATCAGGCACTGAGAGACCTCCAGAACGTCGGCATCGACGTCGTGACGTTCGGCCAGTATCTCCAGCCCTCCCGCTCGCACCTCGACGTGTTCGAGTACGTCCACCCAGACGCGTTCGAGACGTGGCGCCGGGTTGCGGAGGACGAACTTGACTTCCTCTACTGTGCCGCCGGGCCGATGGTGCGCTCCTCCTACAAAGCAGGGGAGCTCTTCGTCGACGCGCTGGTCCGCGACGGTAAAACTGTCGAGCGCGCCCGCGAACAGGCACGAGCCGCCGCCAGCGACTGA
- a CDS encoding pyruvate dehydrogenase (acetyl-transferring) E1 component, alpha subunit (TIGRFAM: Pyruvate dehydrogenase (acetyl-transferring) E1 component, alpha subunit subgroup x~KEGG: hla:Hlac_0139 pyruvate dehydrogenase (acetyl-transferring) E1 component, alpha subunit~PFAM: Dehydrogenase, E1 component), producing MNTIGRDPSDRVQVLDEDGNLVGDPPEIDEETLVDIYQDMKLARHFDQRAVSLQRQGRMGTYPPLSGQEGAQVGSAHALADGDWMVPSYREHGAALVRGLPLKQTLLYWMGSEEGNNVPEDANILPVAVPIASQVPHAAGLAWSWKLQDKDDTAGICYFGDGATSEGDFHEGLNFAGVNDVPMVFFCNNNQWAISVPRERQTASETLAQKANAYGFEGIQVDGMDPLAVYKVTQEALEKARNPEDDQLRPTMIEAVQYRFGAHTTADDPTVYRDEDEVEEWKAKDPIPRLETYLRAQEILDDERVAEIESEIEERVADAIDAAEAEPRPEPEEMFEHTYAELPPQVRQQREEFLDSVEKHGKDAFLEE from the coding sequence ATGAACACGATTGGCCGCGACCCCAGTGACCGTGTACAGGTACTGGACGAAGACGGCAACCTCGTCGGTGACCCACCCGAGATCGACGAGGAGACGCTCGTCGATATCTACCAGGACATGAAGCTCGCCCGGCACTTCGACCAACGGGCGGTGAGCCTCCAGCGGCAAGGCCGAATGGGGACCTACCCGCCGCTTTCAGGACAGGAAGGTGCCCAGGTCGGCTCCGCGCACGCGCTCGCTGACGGCGATTGGATGGTGCCGTCCTACCGCGAACACGGCGCTGCCCTCGTCCGAGGGCTGCCGCTGAAGCAGACGCTGCTCTACTGGATGGGCTCCGAAGAGGGGAACAACGTCCCCGAGGACGCCAACATCCTGCCGGTCGCCGTCCCCATCGCCAGCCAGGTGCCCCACGCCGCGGGGCTGGCCTGGTCGTGGAAACTACAGGACAAGGACGACACCGCCGGCATCTGTTACTTCGGCGACGGCGCCACCAGCGAGGGTGACTTCCACGAGGGGCTCAACTTCGCGGGCGTCAACGACGTGCCGATGGTGTTTTTCTGTAACAACAACCAGTGGGCGATCTCGGTCCCCCGCGAACGCCAGACGGCATCCGAGACCCTTGCCCAGAAGGCCAATGCCTACGGCTTCGAGGGCATCCAAGTCGACGGGATGGACCCGCTCGCGGTGTACAAAGTCACCCAGGAGGCCCTGGAGAAGGCCCGGAACCCCGAGGACGACCAGCTCCGGCCCACCATGATCGAGGCGGTTCAGTACCGCTTCGGCGCCCACACCACCGCCGACGACCCGACCGTCTACCGCGATGAGGACGAGGTCGAGGAGTGGAAGGCCAAAGACCCAATCCCGCGACTGGAGACGTATCTCCGGGCACAAGAGATCCTCGACGACGAGCGCGTCGCCGAAATCGAGTCGGAGATCGAGGAGCGGGTCGCCGACGCCATCGACGCCGCCGAGGCCGAGCCGCGACCCGAACCCGAGGAGATGTTCGAGCACACGTACGCGGAACTGCCGCCGCAGGTGCGCCAACAGCGCGAGGAGTTCCTCGACAGCGTCGAGAAACACGGCAAAGACGCGTTCCTGGAGGAGTAA
- a CDS encoding Dihydrolipoyllysine-residue acetyltransferase (KEGG: hla:Hlac_0141 branched-chain alpha-keto acid dehydrogenase subunit E2~PFAM: 2-oxoacid dehydrogenase acyltransferase, catalytic domain; Biotin/lipoyl attachment; E3 binding), translated as MAIKEFKLPDVGEGVAEGELVSWAVSVGDAVSEGDIVAEVETDKALVEVPSRYDGKIAELHAEEGEIVPVGSVIISFDVDDGAAGGEDAPTAEADDTVEESADTDSDEAAAASTADGRVFAPPSARKLARELGVEIGAVEGTGPGGRVSDADVRAHADAEETEESGEEAAPDAATTEPVGGTADAETTSTTTAAASGAGADREKTLAVPATRRVAKELDVDIDAVPTAETREGEAFVTEQHVREFAEGGAEAGEPATAAAGSATGDQPREETVPYRGIRRTIGDQMAKSKFTAPHVTHHDTAEIDELVAAREELKATAEEKGSRLTYMAFVLKAVTAALKEYPVLNSELDEEEGVIRLKNYYNIGIAVATDAGLMVPVVKHVDQKGLLQLADEIQELATKARDRSITRTEMQDGTFTITNFGAFGGEYATPIINHPETAIMGLGAIKQRPVVQDGEVEAAHTLPLSLAIDHRVIDGAEAAQFTNAVKSYLAEPTKLLL; from the coding sequence ATGGCTATCAAAGAGTTCAAACTACCCGACGTTGGCGAAGGCGTCGCCGAAGGCGAACTGGTCTCGTGGGCGGTGTCGGTCGGCGATGCCGTCTCCGAGGGTGACATCGTCGCCGAAGTCGAGACTGACAAGGCACTGGTCGAGGTGCCCTCCCGCTACGACGGGAAAATTGCCGAACTGCACGCCGAAGAAGGCGAAATCGTCCCCGTCGGCTCCGTCATCATCTCCTTCGATGTCGATGATGGTGCGGCTGGTGGCGAGGACGCCCCCACCGCCGAGGCCGACGACACTGTCGAGGAAAGCGCAGACACCGATTCCGACGAGGCCGCAGCAGCGTCGACCGCAGATGGTCGTGTGTTCGCGCCGCCGTCCGCCCGGAAGCTGGCCCGCGAACTCGGCGTCGAGATAGGCGCCGTCGAGGGCACCGGCCCCGGCGGTCGCGTGAGTGACGCTGACGTGCGCGCCCACGCCGACGCAGAGGAGACCGAAGAGAGCGGCGAGGAAGCTGCTCCCGACGCGGCGACGACCGAACCGGTCGGCGGAACGGCCGACGCCGAGACGACCTCGACGACGACCGCAGCCGCCTCCGGCGCGGGCGCCGACCGCGAGAAGACCCTCGCAGTGCCGGCGACCCGCCGCGTGGCGAAGGAACTCGACGTCGACATCGACGCGGTCCCGACAGCGGAAACCCGCGAGGGCGAGGCGTTCGTCACCGAACAGCACGTCCGAGAGTTCGCAGAGGGCGGCGCCGAGGCCGGCGAGCCGGCGACTGCGGCCGCCGGGTCCGCGACCGGCGACCAACCCCGTGAGGAGACGGTCCCCTACCGCGGAATCCGCCGGACCATCGGCGACCAGATGGCGAAATCGAAGTTCACCGCACCGCACGTCACCCACCACGACACGGCCGAAATCGACGAACTGGTGGCGGCACGTGAGGAACTCAAGGCGACCGCAGAGGAGAAAGGCAGCCGCCTGACCTACATGGCGTTCGTGCTGAAGGCCGTGACGGCGGCGCTCAAGGAGTACCCCGTCCTCAACTCCGAACTCGACGAGGAGGAGGGTGTCATCCGGCTGAAGAACTACTACAACATCGGCATCGCCGTCGCGACTGACGCGGGGCTGATGGTGCCGGTCGTGAAGCACGTCGACCAGAAGGGGCTGCTCCAGTTGGCCGACGAGATACAGGAGTTGGCGACGAAGGCTCGCGACCGCTCCATCACCCGCACGGAGATGCAGGACGGCACCTTCACCATCACCAACTTCGGGGCGTTCGGCGGCGAGTACGCCACCCCGATCATCAACCACCCCGAGACCGCCATCATGGGGCTCGGCGCCATCAAGCAGCGGCCGGTCGTACAGGACGGCGAGGTCGAAGCAGCCCACACGCTGCCGCTCTCCCTCGCGATCGACCACCGGGTCATCGACGGCGCGGAAGCGGCACAGTTCACCAACGCGGTGAAATCATATCTGGCGGAACCCACGAAGCTACTACTCTAA
- a CDS encoding MATE efflux family protein (KEGG: nmg:Nmag_1670 MATE efflux family protein~TIGRFAM: Multi antimicrobial extrusion protein MatE~PFAM: Multi antimicrobial extrusion protein MatE) produces MFDLEPEEITEGSIPRALIFLAVPLVAQNLVQVINAAADVFWLGRLGDGAVGAVGLNQPVIALLTVPIMTAMVGTQVLVSQRIGADDEAGARRAVFHGIVLAFVSGLVLTVVLQPNTRVLVDMLGAGPGVAPEAAAYLSAYLLLFPFIVVSDTVEQGFIGAGDSKVAMYLNFLAIAINLVLDPLLIFGYFGFPELGVAGAALASVLGYTAAMVFGFYFLLGGRQSLSLTLADVGLDIDEFREMVDIGAPIGGQRLAAQSVRLFVVAIVAIVGGAPGLAAYTVGARIATIAFVPARGLQQAGQSVIGQNLGADRPDRAARTTWVGVAIAVGALTLVGIVQYFVPELLTAIFVPDISARGLELSVRYLEVLAYGYWAIGATYMLLAGLNGARRTKTSLFVDLGKYWGLRFPIAVAALPAGYAVSVLGVSVAPGLGLGMEAIFWAVTGSNIVAALALGVYFRYATNTGMLERAAETAADSVSD; encoded by the coding sequence ATGTTCGATCTCGAACCCGAGGAAATCACTGAGGGCTCCATTCCACGGGCGCTGATTTTCCTTGCGGTTCCGCTCGTCGCTCAGAACCTGGTCCAGGTCATCAACGCGGCGGCGGACGTGTTCTGGTTGGGGAGACTCGGGGACGGCGCGGTGGGTGCGGTCGGCCTGAACCAACCAGTGATCGCGCTGCTGACCGTCCCAATCATGACGGCGATGGTCGGGACGCAGGTGCTGGTCTCCCAGCGGATCGGGGCTGACGATGAGGCCGGCGCGCGGCGCGCGGTGTTCCACGGCATCGTGCTCGCGTTCGTGTCGGGGCTGGTGCTCACGGTGGTGCTCCAGCCGAACACCCGTGTGCTCGTCGACATGCTCGGCGCCGGCCCTGGCGTTGCACCGGAGGCCGCCGCCTATCTCTCGGCATATCTCCTCCTGTTCCCATTCATCGTCGTCAGTGACACCGTCGAGCAGGGGTTCATCGGGGCGGGTGACTCGAAGGTCGCGATGTATCTCAACTTCCTCGCCATCGCGATCAACCTCGTGCTGGACCCGCTGCTCATCTTCGGCTACTTCGGTTTCCCCGAACTCGGCGTCGCGGGTGCAGCGCTCGCCTCCGTGCTCGGCTACACGGCGGCGATGGTGTTCGGCTTCTACTTCCTGCTCGGCGGCCGACAGTCGCTCTCGCTCACGCTGGCCGATGTGGGGCTCGACATCGACGAGTTTCGTGAGATGGTCGATATCGGCGCACCCATCGGTGGCCAGCGGCTGGCGGCACAGTCGGTTCGGCTGTTCGTCGTCGCCATTGTCGCCATCGTCGGCGGTGCGCCCGGGCTCGCAGCCTACACCGTCGGCGCCCGCATCGCCACGATCGCGTTCGTCCCCGCACGGGGACTCCAGCAGGCAGGCCAGAGCGTCATCGGGCAGAACCTCGGCGCGGACCGCCCGGACCGCGCGGCCCGGACCACGTGGGTTGGCGTCGCCATTGCGGTTGGTGCACTGACGCTGGTCGGCATCGTCCAGTATTTCGTCCCGGAACTGCTGACGGCAATATTCGTCCCGGACATCTCCGCACGCGGCCTCGAACTCTCGGTGCGCTATCTGGAGGTGCTCGCCTACGGCTACTGGGCTATCGGCGCGACCTACATGCTGCTCGCGGGGCTCAACGGCGCTCGGCGTACCAAGACCAGTCTCTTCGTCGACCTCGGGAAATACTGGGGCCTGCGGTTCCCCATCGCCGTCGCCGCGCTGCCGGCGGGCTACGCGGTCAGCGTGCTCGGCGTCTCCGTCGCGCCCGGCCTCGGCCTCGGGATGGAGGCCATCTTCTGGGCGGTCACCGGCTCGAACATCGTCGCTGCGCTCGCGCTCGGCGTCTACTTCCGGTACGCCACCAATACGGGGATGCTCGAACGCGCCGCCGAGACCGCTGCCGACAGCGTGAGCGACTGA
- a CDS encoding DEAD/DEAH box helicase domain protein (KEGG: hla:Hlac_2508 DEAD/DEAH box helicase domain protein~PFAM: DNA/RNA helicase, DEAD/DEAH box type, N-terminal; DNA/RNA helicase, C-terminal; Sec63 domain~SMART: DEAD-like helicase, N-terminal; DNA/RNA helicase, C-terminal): MSQRPDGPVRVADAVPEFADAFGFEEFNAMQREALPALLETDHNVVASAPTAAGKTALAELAICKTLKEGGTALFIAPMRALTNEKEDEWDRFEELGYSVYVVTGERDLNPRRAERADILVMTPEKTDSATRKHESARYGFITDVDCCIIDEVHLLDSEKRGSVLEVTVSRLRRLCDPRVVALSATMPNIEDVAEWLDAPPESTFAFDESYRPVDLETGVKTYRHGENSFADKYRRLYRALDLSKPHIREDGQALVFVSSRQDTVMAAKKARDETTDWEIEMGSRGEYDFHTAAKEVENDTLRQSVVDGVAFHHAGLSRNDKALVENWFKEGKIQLLFSTSTLAWGVNLPARCVVIRDTKYHDPLEGEVDISPLDVLQMLGRAGRPGYDDVGYGWVVCDSSEADKYRRLLREGKEIESTLEGDLDTHLNAEVAMGTVSDLEEVMSWVETTFYYVRAKSEPDQYDFEGLRERVRGVLETLVGKGFVETDDNLGLEPTTLSRLASNYYLRLDTAEGFRELGERERLTDDSVLETVAAAGEFDSVSSRQSERDAIDQVLSGEGVETKLEEGNRKVLAILHAAMAGRTPSDLRSDAWIIRQNALRLLAALREFAAAFAGPRAANLVRRVEARVEHGVSRDAVALTAIEGVGAGRAETLAGAGFTSPSDLVDAGAEKLTNTGLSASVAERILDAAAELPRIQVEWGSFPETIAAGENEICEVSVRNVGGGARAGIRITVNGTEMTETTTYLSNAETLPAPVFGADEDELEFTVEVVFPELPLLPVRESRTVRIA; this comes from the coding sequence GTGTCTCAGCGCCCCGACGGTCCGGTCCGAGTCGCCGACGCGGTTCCGGAGTTCGCGGACGCGTTCGGGTTCGAGGAGTTCAACGCGATGCAGCGAGAGGCGTTGCCGGCGCTGTTGGAGACCGACCACAACGTCGTCGCCAGCGCGCCGACCGCCGCGGGCAAGACCGCCCTCGCAGAGCTCGCCATCTGCAAGACGCTCAAGGAGGGCGGCACCGCGCTGTTCATCGCGCCGATGCGGGCGCTGACTAACGAGAAAGAAGACGAGTGGGACCGCTTTGAGGAACTGGGTTACTCCGTCTACGTCGTCACCGGCGAGCGCGACCTGAACCCGCGCCGCGCCGAACGGGCGGACATTCTCGTGATGACGCCCGAGAAGACCGACTCGGCGACGCGAAAACACGAGTCGGCTCGCTACGGCTTCATCACTGACGTGGACTGCTGTATCATCGACGAGGTGCACCTGCTGGACTCCGAGAAACGCGGCTCCGTGCTCGAGGTGACGGTCTCGCGACTCCGTCGACTCTGTGATCCGCGCGTGGTCGCGCTCTCGGCGACGATGCCCAACATCGAGGACGTGGCCGAGTGGCTCGACGCGCCGCCGGAATCGACGTTCGCCTTCGACGAGAGCTACCGTCCGGTCGACCTCGAAACCGGCGTCAAAACCTACCGCCACGGCGAGAACTCCTTCGCCGACAAGTACCGCCGGCTCTACCGCGCGCTCGACCTCTCGAAACCCCATATCCGCGAGGACGGCCAGGCGCTGGTGTTCGTCTCCTCCAGACAGGACACCGTGATGGCGGCGAAGAAAGCCCGCGACGAGACGACCGACTGGGAGATTGAGATGGGCTCTCGCGGCGAGTACGATTTCCACACCGCCGCCAAGGAGGTGGAGAACGACACGCTGCGTCAGTCCGTCGTCGACGGCGTCGCCTTCCACCACGCCGGCCTCTCGCGCAACGATAAGGCCCTCGTGGAGAACTGGTTCAAAGAGGGGAAGATACAGCTCCTCTTCTCGACCTCCACGCTCGCGTGGGGGGTGAACCTCCCGGCCCGCTGTGTGGTGATTCGAGACACGAAATACCACGACCCGCTGGAGGGTGAGGTGGACATCTCCCCGCTCGACGTGCTCCAGATGCTCGGTCGCGCGGGCCGGCCCGGCTACGACGACGTGGGCTACGGCTGGGTGGTCTGTGACTCTTCGGAGGCCGACAAATACCGTCGCCTCCTGCGCGAAGGCAAGGAGATTGAGTCCACGCTCGAGGGCGACCTCGACACCCACCTCAACGCCGAGGTGGCGATGGGGACCGTCTCGGATTTGGAGGAGGTGATGTCGTGGGTCGAGACGACGTTCTACTACGTTCGCGCCAAATCCGAACCCGACCAGTATGATTTCGAGGGGCTGCGCGAGCGCGTCCGCGGCGTGCTCGAGACGCTCGTCGGGAAGGGGTTCGTGGAGACCGACGACAACCTCGGTCTCGAACCGACCACACTGAGCCGCCTGGCCTCGAACTACTACCTCCGTCTCGACACCGCCGAGGGGTTCCGCGAACTCGGCGAGCGCGAGCGACTGACCGACGACAGCGTCCTCGAGACCGTCGCCGCCGCCGGGGAGTTCGACTCTGTCTCGTCCCGCCAGTCCGAGCGCGACGCCATCGACCAGGTGCTCTCGGGTGAGGGCGTCGAGACGAAATTGGAGGAGGGCAACCGCAAGGTGCTCGCCATTCTCCACGCCGCGATGGCCGGGCGAACGCCGAGTGACCTGCGCTCGGACGCCTGGATTATCCGACAGAACGCCCTCAGGCTGCTCGCGGCGCTGCGGGAGTTCGCGGCCGCTTTCGCTGGTCCGCGCGCCGCGAACCTCGTCCGCCGCGTGGAGGCGCGCGTCGAACACGGTGTGAGCCGCGATGCAGTCGCACTCACCGCCATCGAGGGCGTCGGTGCCGGCCGCGCGGAAACCCTCGCCGGGGCTGGGTTCACTTCTCCGAGCGATCTGGTCGACGCCGGCGCGGAGAAACTCACCAACACGGGGCTCTCAGCGAGCGTCGCCGAGCGAATTCTGGACGCCGCCGCGGAGCTCCCACGGATTCAGGTGGAGTGGGGTTCGTTCCCCGAAACCATCGCTGCTGGGGAGAACGAAATCTGTGAAGTGAGCGTGCGCAACGTCGGCGGCGGCGCCCGCGCAGGAATCCGGATCACGGTCAACGGGACCGAGATGACCGAAACCACCACCTACCTCTCGAACGCGGAGACGCTCCCGGCACCGGTGTTCGGCGCCGACGAGGACGAACTCGAGTTCACGGTCGAGGTGGTTTTCCCCGAACTCCCCCTGCTCCCAGTTCGGGAGAGCCGAACGGTTCGGATCGCGTAA
- a CDS encoding Pyruvate dehydrogenase (acetyl-transferring) (KEGG: hla:Hlac_0140 transketolase central region~PFAM: Transketolase-like, pyrimidine-binding domain; Transketolase, C-terminal): MSDTQNLTLVQAVRDGLYTEMQRDESVMALGQDIGKNGGVFRATQGLQAEFGENRVVDTPLAESGIIGSAVGLAIDGMKPVAEIQFSGFIYPGFDQIVSHMARYRTRSRSRFTLPMVLRAPYGGGIRAPEHHSESKEAFYAHEAGLKVVVPSTPYDTKGLLTSAIRDPDPVVFLEPKLIYRAFRGEVPEESYEVPIGEAATRREGEDVSVFTYGAMTRPTLEAAEDLAEEGIDAEIIDLRTVSPLDIDSIIESFEKTGRAVVVNEAPKSGGLAGEITAIIQERALLHQEAPVKRVTGFDVPVPLYAMEDYYLPNAARVADGIRETVEF; this comes from the coding sequence ATGAGTGACACACAGAATCTCACGCTCGTCCAGGCGGTACGGGACGGGCTCTACACGGAGATGCAGCGCGACGAGTCGGTGATGGCACTGGGCCAGGACATCGGCAAGAACGGTGGCGTCTTCCGCGCCACACAGGGACTACAGGCGGAATTTGGCGAGAACCGCGTCGTCGACACCCCGCTCGCGGAGTCGGGAATCATCGGCAGCGCCGTCGGCCTTGCCATCGACGGGATGAAGCCGGTAGCCGAGATTCAGTTCTCCGGGTTCATCTACCCCGGCTTCGACCAAATCGTCTCCCACATGGCGCGCTACCGCACCCGAAGCCGCTCGCGGTTCACGCTGCCGATGGTGCTGCGGGCACCCTACGGCGGTGGCATCCGTGCGCCCGAACACCACTCCGAGTCCAAGGAGGCGTTCTACGCCCACGAAGCCGGCCTGAAGGTTGTCGTCCCCTCGACACCGTACGACACGAAGGGGCTGCTCACCTCGGCCATCCGCGACCCTGACCCGGTCGTGTTCCTCGAACCCAAACTCATCTACCGCGCGTTCCGCGGTGAGGTGCCCGAGGAGAGCTACGAGGTGCCCATCGGCGAGGCAGCGACCCGCCGCGAGGGCGAGGACGTGTCGGTGTTCACCTACGGCGCGATGACCCGCCCGACGCTCGAGGCCGCCGAGGACCTCGCCGAGGAGGGTATCGACGCCGAAATCATCGACCTGCGGACGGTCTCACCGCTGGACATCGACAGCATCATCGAGTCCTTCGAGAAGACCGGTCGTGCCGTCGTCGTCAACGAGGCGCCCAAGAGCGGCGGCCTGGCCGGCGAGATTACCGCCATCATTCAGGAGCGCGCGCTGCTGCACCAGGAGGCACCGGTCAAGCGCGTCACCGGCTTCGACGTGCCCGTGCCACTCTACGCGATGGAGGACTACTACCTGCCCAACGCCGCCCGCGTGGCCGACGGCATCCGCGAGACGGTGGAGTTCTGA